TATCTACAATAGCCATTGAAGGAACACCGTTATAACCTGCTCCTGAAACAGCTTGCATGGTAGATACATAAATCCTGTTTATGTTGAAATTATCATAAATTGGCTTTAATGTTAATGTCAAAGCAATGGTTGAACAGTTAGGGTTAGTTACAATGAATCCGTCCCAGTTGTTGTTTTTCTGTTGTGCTTCAATCATGTCCAAGAATTGTGGATTGACTTCAGGAATGACTAAAGGAATGTCCTTTTTCATTCTCATCGCACTAGCATTTGATGCCACAACAAAATCCTTTGCAAATTCTGGCTCGACTTTTGCAGCAAAATCAGCAGGAAGTGAAGAGAACACTATTTCAACATCCTTATCCATCTGTGCAGGGTCAGTTTCAATTACAGTAATGTCTCTTACAGATTCTGGCATTTCACTATTCATATACCAAGTGGTAGCATCTTCATATTTTTTGCCTGAAGATCTTCCGGAAGCTGCAAGTGCAGCAATTTCAAAATCAGGATGATCAGCCAACAATTGGATGAATCTTTGACCTACCATTCCAGTTGCACCAAGTACACCTACTTTTACCATTTAAATCATCTCGATAATCATAATCATTTTAATAAAAGTCTGATTTAAGGAAAAGGAATAGAATTATAAAAATTAAATTCCTAAAACATCAGACATGTCGTTAACTTTTCCAGGTTCTGCGGAACCTACGAATCTTAAAGCTCTGATAACACCAGCAATGAATACTTCTCTGGTATGTGCCATGTGTTTAACTTCTAATCTTTCACCATCGCCAACATACAATACAGTGTGGTCCCCTACAATGTCTCCACCACGTACTGCATGTATACCGATTTCCTCTTTGGTTCTTTTACCTACTTGACCTTGTCTTCCATAGACTCCCACTTCTTCAGGGTTTCTTTCAAGAGCGTCAGCAACCACTTCAAATGCAGTCATAGCAGTTCCGGAAGGAGCATCTGCCTTTTGATTGTGGTGAGCTTCAATGATTTCAATATCAAAGTCATTTAAGATAGGAGTCAAGTCCTTCAATACCTTAAAGAATACATTTACTCCAATTGAGAAATTAGAGGAAATAACTGCCTTGATGTTCTTTTCATTGATTACATCAGCATTTCCTTTAGCTTGCTCTTCAGTGAAACCGGTGGTACCAACCACTAAGTTTACGCCACAGTCAGCAGTTCTTTTAATGGTTTCTACAGCAGCAGGAGCAATGGTAAAGTCAACTAAGACTTCAGCTCCAGATTCTTTCAATGCTTTTTCCAAATCTTCTGAACCGACGATAGGAACTCCAATATTACCGATACCTGCTTTTTCACCAGCATCTACACCTGCTAAAGGAGTGTTTGGCATTTCAATAGCAGCTACAACTTCCATATCATCCTGTTCAGTAATTTTTCTTATAATGCCAGAGCCCATTCTTCCAGTAGCTCCAGTTACAGCAACTTTTATCATAATATCATCTAAATAATTTTATAAGTATAATCAAATTGTAAAAAAAAATAAGAACTGGAATTATAAAATTCCAGCATCTTCCAATGCTTTTCTTAGGATTGCTTTGTTTTCCTCTAACATAGGAACTAAAGGTAATCTTAATGGACCTGCAGGCATTCCCATCATTTTCATTGCTTCTTTTGCAGGTGCCGGACTGGTTTCAATGAATAAAGCTTTGATTAAGTCATATTGTTTGTAATGTAATTCCAAAGCTTGGTCATAGTTACCGTCTAAAATGCAGTTTACCATTTGAACCATGGTTCTTGGATCGATGTTAGCAGAAGCACTCACTACACCTCTTGCACCAACAGACATTAAAGGAAGGGTCAATTCATCACTACCGGATAAGATTACAATGTCATCTTCCAATCCTTCATCCCTTAAGAGTTTCATGGTTTTGGATACTTTGTCCACATTGGAGGAAGCCTCTTTCAATGCAGCAATGTTGTCCACTTTTGCAAGTTCCACAATGGTTTCAGGAGCCATATCCAAACTGGTACGTGATGGAACATTATAAGTGATCAAATCAATGTCCACTGCATTTGCAATTTGGGTATAATGTTCAATAACACCATGTTGTTGTGGTTTGTTGTAATATGGAGTGATCAATAGAGCCATATCTGCTCCAGCATCATCTGCATATTTGGTTAAGTCCAATGCTTCAGTAGTTGCATTACTTCCAGTTCCTGCAATGGTAGTTACTCTGCCGTCAACTTCATCAACCATGATGTCAATAACTCTTTTATGTTCCTCATGGGTGATAGTAGCAGATTCACCCGTGGTTCCTGCAGCAACCAAACCATCAACATCCTGTTCAATCAACCAGTTAATATTTTGTCTGTATCCTTCTTCATCTATGGTTCCGTCCTCGTGCATAGGAGTAACCATAGCAACAGCAGTTCCTTCAAAACGCATAAAAAACACCTTTTTACTATATAATTAATTTTGAATTTTTTTCAATTATTTAATTAATCTAATTATTTTATTTTATTTCATTTAATTTAAATTTCTAAAGAATCACATCAATTCAAATACTTAATCTATTAAAGTTCGCATAGATAAAAACCAACTTGCGAAACTTCAAGGATTGTAAATGGAAATTAATTACAATAAAAAATGATAGAAACAAATTACTTCCCTTTAATGAAAATAAAAGGAAATGCCTCTTTATTGGGTAAAAATAATAAAAACGAGAGTTATAAAACTCCCTTGATTAAGTCGTATGCTACCTTACCATCTTCCCAGTTAATAAATAAGACAATAGCAGTTTGGGATGATGAGATTTCGACAATGTTTATGTGTGCTTCCTTAAGTGGATTGGTGATTTCAGTGATTACTCCAGGAGTTTCAATAAAGTCTGGGTTAATCATGGTTAACATAGCAATGTCCCTTCCTAAGGATATTGAGCTTAAACTGTCTTCAGCAATGACTAAGTTGTGCAATAAATGATATGCTTCATCAGCATCACATTTATCCAAGAATAAGGTAATTGAATTTTGACCTGCAGAAATACCATAAATGTTAATGTTAGCTTCCGCTACCAAAGTTGTCATTTTTGCAATGAGACCAATTTGATTTAGCAAATCCTCTCCAACCAAAGCAACTACAGAGATTGGTTCCGAATGCAAGCAAACTGATTTGTTCATGGAATCTTCAAAGGGACCTACAATCTCAGTCCCAGGGTCAGACAAATCACCTTTTTCAAAGCTAATGATTTTCGCTTTTATTTCAGGATCTTTAAATCTTAAAGCATGAGGGTGTAAAACTTGAGCTCCATGAGTAGCTAAATCTCTCATCTCTTCAACAGAGATATAATCCAATTTTTCAGCTTCATTGATTTTTCTTGGATCAGTGGACATGACTCCATCCACATCGGTAACGATAATCACATTATCTGCATTTAAGCAATGACCTAATAGGAATGCAGTGACATCACTTCCACCTCTTCCCAAGGTAGTCACTTCTCCATTTTCAGTCCTTCCCAAGAATCCGCAGACGACTGGAATGATTCCTTGATCTAAAAGTCCTAAAAGCCCTTGAGATTGCTCTTCAGTTTTTTCAAAATCAATTTGAGCTTTTCCATAGTTGTCATCAGTTATTACAGGCCATAAGTCATGGCTTGGATCAATGTATTCGGATTTTACACCTAAGGATTCCAAGACTGATGAAAATACTCTTATGCTGGTTCTCTCACCCATGGATAAAATTTCAGCCAATTGCTTTTCAGTTACTTCTTTTCCAATGGATTCGTCAGCAATAGCTACTAAGTCATCAGTAGTCTTGTTAATAGCTGATACAACAACCACAACCTTATTTCCTTCCATATACGCATTTACGATAGATTGTGCAGCTTTTCTAATTCTTTGTCCATTTCCAATCGAAGTACCGCCAAATTTGGCTACAATTAATTCCATTTGTTTACACACCTTTTCTTTTAAATTAAAAATAAAAATAAATATTTTGATAAATTATATTTTTTAGACTATTATCCATTTATTAATTTTATAAAAGGGTATTTATATATTTAATTATTAATTTTACATATTTTTATATAAAATACAGATTTGTTAATAATAAATAATGAATAATTAATAAAAATCCAATATAAAATGATCCTAAAATTAATAAATCAATAAAAATTTAAAAAAAATGTTAAAATTGATATAAAAATTATAAAAAATAGTAGATTAAAATTAATTAATCTTAAAAAAAGTAAAAAATAAAATTAAGCTTGGTTTGCTTGTTGTCTTACTAATCTAGTAATGTAACCAGCAATTTTATTTCTTAAGTGTTTAGTACTTACAGTAGAGTACTCTGCTACTAATTTTTTGTTTTCTTCAAAATCAGTAGTAAATTTGCCTTGGTGAGTTTCAATTAATTCTTTTGATATACGTTTTACGAATGAAGTTCTAATATTTCCCATAATCATTCCTCCAAAATTTCTCTTTGTCTATTTTTACTTAAAGTTGTTAGCATGTCCATAATACCGCTAAGAATACTTTTATCAATATTCAAGTCTTCAGCTAATTTATTTACTTTGGCATGAACTTGTTCTTCTCTTGATTTATCATAAATTTCCATGCCTAAAAAAACTTTAGCTAAAACAATACTCCTAGCAAGTGAAGTTCTTTCACTTATTAAGTTAACTAAATCATTATCAATTTCATCGATTCTTTTTCTAGACTTTTCAAGAATATCCTGAGCTTCTTCCTCATTTTCAAATAAGCCCATAATCTCTTTCTTATCCACAAAAATAACTCCATAGTTTTGATAATAATTATACTTTATATTTCATCTTATATAAACATGCTTATTGAAATTAACTTTTCTTTGTATTAATTTTTATCAAATTCTTTCAAATGCTCTCAGAAATAATTTAATATATTAAAACCAAAAATAGAATAAGAAAAAATAGGAAATACAAGTGAAATCATGCATTACGTTAACGCTAAAGGCATCCTGTCCAATAAGAATGGTATGAACCTATACAGAGGTTGCACTCATGGCTGCATCTACTGCGACTCAAGAAGCAATGTCTACAATATGGACCATGCATTTGAAGACATTGAAATCAAGGCAAATGCAACAGAACTCCTCAAGAAAGCCCTAAAGAATAAAAAGGAAAAGGTCATGATTGGAACAGGATCAATGACAGACCCATACATACCTCTTGAAAAGAAGATACAAAGTGTAAGGGAATCCTTGGAACTCATTAACAAATACGGTCATGGATTTACTTGCATCACAAAATCAAATCTAGTACTCAGGGACTTGGATTTGCTTAAAGAAATCAATGAAAAGGCAAAAGTAGTCATTCAGATGACATTGACAACATACGATGAGGACTTGTGCAAAATACTTGAACCAAATGTATGCACTACAAAGGAAAGAGTGAAAGTATTGAAAATTCTAAATAAACACGACATACCTACAGTTGTTTGGCTATGCCCAATTCTCCCCTTCATTAACGATACAGAAGAAAACATCAATGGAATACTTGACTATTGCATAGACTCAAATGTCAAGGGAATAATCTGTTTTGGAATGGGAATGACATTGAGAGAAGGAAATAGGGAATATTTCTATAGCAAGTTAGACAAGCAGTTCCCAGGACTTAAGGAAAAGTACATCAAGACTTATGGAAACAACTATGGAATAGCTAGTCCAAATCAAAAGGAATTAATGAAAATCTTCTATAAAAGAACAAATGAAAACAAGATAATGAATAATCCAGATGAAATATTTGAATACTTGCATGAATTCCCAAGCAAGGATAAAACTAAGCAGACTACTTTATTTTAAAAAATAGATAAAAAATAGATAAAATAGATAGAATAGATAAAAAATAGCAAAATAAAAAAAAAAAAGAAAAAAGAAAAATAATTAAATAATTCTTGTTCCTCTATTGTCCACATTTGTTTCAATGACTCTTCCATCATAGGATGCCCAAGCCTCTTTAACGCAATCAATGGAACTCTCATCCACAATAGCTACAAATGAAGACCCAGTTCCAGACAATCCAGAAGCAAGTGCACCAGCTTGAAGTGCATCAAGGGCAATGTTATTGTCAAATCCTAAAACATTACCATACAATAATCCATTTAATGTCAAAGCTTCAAGATAATCGCCATCAAGGGCTTTATTGAATGCCATGCTTACAAATGGAGCAACCAATTTCATCCTATCAACATCAGAAGAACCGCTTAATGATTCCTTATCAGGCATAAAGACCAAAACATCATAGTCAGACATTCTTTCATGATGTAAGATCTCCCTATTGCCATTGTCTGTAATTGTTAATCCTCCAAAGAAAGATGCAGAAGCATCATCAAAAGCACCTGTAATAGTAACTCCGGCTTCAAGGGATGCATCAATACCCATGTTTATCATTTCCATATCTGTCAATGGCTCAAGGCAAAACTCGCTTGCAACCAATGCAGCAGTAGCCATGACAACAGCATTTGATAAAGCGCTGCTTGAAGAAAGACCTGAACCTAAAGGCAAATTGGATTTTGTATTGACTTCAATTCCCTGCCCATTTCCAAAATCCAAGCTAGGTATGATATCATCGAAATCCAATGCACTTCCTATTTTATAATGGTCTAAAACCTGTTCTACACATAAGTTCATCAAATGAGGATCAGCCCCTATATCTGATGAGCACTTGACACCGACATCAGAAAACTTAGCCTCTGCCTCAATACCTAATCCTATACCAAATGCAGAACCGAAACCGGTTGAAATAGCATTGATTATTGTTGCAGAACCTGGAGAAAATACTGTTTTAGTCAAAAAATCACCTAATATCTTATAAATCTATATATTAATTTTTAAAATCAAATGATATATATTTAATGTAAATCAATACAAGCATTATTAAATTTATAAAAAAATAAGATTTATAAAAATAAACTTTATATTAATGTAAATAAATATATTATAATACAATAATTTTTAAAAATTAATA
The sequence above is drawn from the Methanobrevibacter ruminantium genome and encodes:
- a CDS encoding SPL family radical SAM protein; the protein is MHYVNAKGILSNKNGMNLYRGCTHGCIYCDSRSNVYNMDHAFEDIEIKANATELLKKALKNKKEKVMIGTGSMTDPYIPLEKKIQSVRESLELINKYGHGFTCITKSNLVLRDLDLLKEINEKAKVVIQMTLTTYDEDLCKILEPNVCTTKERVKVLKILNKHDIPTVVWLCPILPFINDTEENINGILDYCIDSNVKGIICFGMGMTLREGNREYFYSKLDKQFPGLKEKYIKTYGNNYGIASPNQKELMKIFYKRTNENKIMNNPDEIFEYLHEFPSKDKTKQTTLF
- a CDS encoding shikimate kinase yields the protein MTKTVFSPGSATIINAISTGFGSAFGIGLGIEAEAKFSDVGVKCSSDIGADPHLMNLCVEQVLDHYKIGSALDFDDIIPSLDFGNGQGIEVNTKSNLPLGSGLSSSSALSNAVVMATAALVASEFCLEPLTDMEMINMGIDASLEAGVTITGAFDDASASFFGGLTITDNGNREILHHERMSDYDVLVFMPDKESLSGSSDVDRMKLVAPFVSMAFNKALDGDYLEALTLNGLLYGNVLGFDNNIALDALQAGALASGLSGTGSSFVAIVDESSIDCVKEAWASYDGRVIETNVDNRGTRII
- the asd gene encoding aspartate-semialdehyde dehydrogenase, with protein sequence MVKVGVLGATGMVGQRFIQLLADHPDFEIAALAASGRSSGKKYEDATTWYMNSEMPESVRDITVIETDPAQMDKDVEIVFSSLPADFAAKVEPEFAKDFVVASNASAMRMKKDIPLVIPEVNPQFLDMIEAQQKNNNWDGFIVTNPNCSTIALTLTLKPIYDNFNINRIYVSTMQAVSGAGYNGVPSMAIVDNLVPYIGGEEEKMESETLHLLGSLDGDEVVPANFSLSASCHRVPVIDGHTEAVFVELDDEADIDKIKKTMADFRGLPQELGLHSAPEQPVIVKEEDDRPQPRMDRMAYGGMAATVGRVRKDQAFDNSFKYVLVGHNTIRGAAGASILNAELINKQIL
- a CDS encoding 30S ribosomal protein S17e, whose product is MGNIRTSFVKRISKELIETHQGKFTTDFEENKKLVAEYSTVSTKHLRNKIAGYITRLVRQQANQA
- a CDS encoding aspartate kinase; the encoded protein is MELIVAKFGGTSIGNGQRIRKAAQSIVNAYMEGNKVVVVVSAINKTTDDLVAIADESIGKEVTEKQLAEILSMGERTSIRVFSSVLESLGVKSEYIDPSHDLWPVITDDNYGKAQIDFEKTEEQSQGLLGLLDQGIIPVVCGFLGRTENGEVTTLGRGGSDVTAFLLGHCLNADNVIIVTDVDGVMSTDPRKINEAEKLDYISVEEMRDLATHGAQVLHPHALRFKDPEIKAKIISFEKGDLSDPGTEIVGPFEDSMNKSVCLHSEPISVVALVGEDLLNQIGLIAKMTTLVAEANINIYGISAGQNSITLFLDKCDADEAYHLLHNLVIAEDSLSSISLGRDIAMLTMINPDFIETPGVITEITNPLKEAHINIVEISSSQTAIVLFINWEDGKVAYDLIKGVL
- the dapA gene encoding 4-hydroxy-tetrahydrodipicolinate synthase — protein: MRFEGTAVAMVTPMHEDGTIDEEGYRQNINWLIEQDVDGLVAAGTTGESATITHEEHKRVIDIMVDEVDGRVTTIAGTGSNATTEALDLTKYADDAGADMALLITPYYNKPQQHGVIEHYTQIANAVDIDLITYNVPSRTSLDMAPETIVELAKVDNIAALKEASSNVDKVSKTMKLLRDEGLEDDIVILSGSDELTLPLMSVGARGVVSASANIDPRTMVQMVNCILDGNYDQALELHYKQYDLIKALFIETSPAPAKEAMKMMGMPAGPLRLPLVPMLEENKAILRKALEDAGIL
- a CDS encoding chorismate mutase — translated: MDKKEIMGLFENEEEAQDILEKSRKRIDEIDNDLVNLISERTSLARSIVLAKVFLGMEIYDKSREEQVHAKVNKLAEDLNIDKSILSGIMDMLTTLSKNRQREILEE
- the dapB gene encoding 4-hydroxy-tetrahydrodipicolinate reductase, whose amino-acid sequence is MIKVAVTGATGRMGSGIIRKITEQDDMEVVAAIEMPNTPLAGVDAGEKAGIGNIGVPIVGSEDLEKALKESGAEVLVDFTIAPAAVETIKRTADCGVNLVVGTTGFTEEQAKGNADVINEKNIKAVISSNFSIGVNVFFKVLKDLTPILNDFDIEIIEAHHNQKADAPSGTAMTAFEVVADALERNPEEVGVYGRQGQVGKRTKEEIGIHAVRGGDIVGDHTVLYVGDGERLEVKHMAHTREVFIAGVIRALRFVGSAEPGKVNDMSDVLGI